One Thiocapsa sp. genomic window carries:
- a CDS encoding DUF1566 domain-containing protein: MLPNGCARPAEERRLWVRLFWSSSPNANNSDNAWNVNFNNGNVNNNNKNNTKYVRLVRAGV; this comes from the coding sequence GTGCTACCGAATGGATGCGCGCGACCGGCAGAAGAGCGTCGGCTATGGGTTCGGTTGTTCTGGTCTTCGTCGCCGAATGCCAACAATTCGGACAACGCGTGGAACGTCAATTTCAACAATGGCAACGTCAACAACAACAATAAGAACAACACGAAATACGTTCGGCTCGTGCGCGCGGGAGTGTGA
- a CDS encoding four helix bundle protein has product MPFGHEQLDVYQVAIRYVSWAYAIARGLKGIDRHARDQLLRASQSIPLNIAEGNGKGTNADRRRFFEIARGSALECAAIQDCLASCQALTADQNTQGKAMLTRIVSMLTKLGQRNHEMREDFGVYSDFDYDNDNDNDIDNVKDNEA; this is encoded by the coding sequence ATGCCTTTCGGTCACGAACAACTCGACGTCTATCAGGTCGCGATCCGGTATGTGTCCTGGGCGTACGCAATCGCCAGGGGCTTGAAAGGGATTGACCGCCACGCACGGGACCAACTGCTGCGCGCCTCCCAGTCCATCCCGCTCAATATTGCAGAAGGCAACGGCAAAGGGACGAACGCCGATCGGCGCCGCTTTTTCGAGATCGCTCGCGGTTCGGCGTTGGAATGCGCAGCGATCCAGGACTGCCTCGCATCCTGCCAGGCACTGACTGCCGACCAGAATACCCAAGGTAAGGCGATGCTGACTCGAATCGTGTCGATGTTGACCAAACTCGGGCAGAGAAACCATGAGATGCGGGAGGATTTCGGGGTGTACAGCGATTTCGATTACGACAACGACAACGACAACGATATCGACAACGTCAAGGACAACGAAGCCTGA
- a CDS encoding DUF1566 domain-containing protein — translation MSGTGHAAQTCRDDIRATAPDSRYQDNGNGTVTDRATGLIWKQCAEGRSGAGCATGSAQTFTWQAALQHAEAAVFAGSSLWRLPNKNELASLVERRCYDPAINATFFPNTPSSVLWSSSPYADFSDNAWIVGFGGGGVYYYLKDLTFYVRLVRAGQ, via the coding sequence TTGAGCGGCACCGGCCACGCGGCGCAGACCTGCCGCGACGACATCCGGGCGACCGCGCCGGACAGCCGCTATCAGGACAACGGCAACGGCACCGTCACGGACCGGGCGACGGGCCTGATCTGGAAACAATGTGCCGAGGGCCGCAGCGGCGCCGGCTGCGCGACCGGCAGCGCACAAACCTTCACCTGGCAAGCGGCGCTGCAGCATGCCGAGGCCGCGGTCTTTGCCGGCAGCTCGCTGTGGCGGCTGCCGAACAAGAACGAGCTGGCGTCGTTGGTGGAGCGACGTTGCTACGACCCCGCGATCAATGCGACCTTTTTTCCGAATACGCCGTCATCCGTGTTATGGTCTTCGTCGCCGTATGCCGACTTTTCGGACAACGCGTGGATCGTCGGTTTCGGCGGTGGCGGCGTCTACTACTACCTTAAGGACCTCACGTTTTACGTTCGGCTCGTGCGCGCGGGACAGTGA
- a CDS encoding transposase yields MRTYRRVWSAGGTYFFTLVLAERRGNDLLVRHVDALREALRLTKRDWPFTIEGICILPDHLHCIWTLPDGDADFATRWSLVKQRFSRAVPVGESVSTSRRRKGERGVWQRRYWEHLVRDENDYRRHMDYIHYNPVKHGYVQRVPEWPYSSFTRLVQAGVYPVDWGAEPERPGVVGE; encoded by the coding sequence ATGCGGACGTATCGGCGGGTATGGAGTGCCGGCGGTACCTATTTCTTCACACTGGTCCTGGCCGAGCGCCGGGGCAATGATCTGTTGGTTCGCCATGTCGATGCGTTGCGCGAGGCGTTGCGTCTCACCAAACGCGATTGGCCGTTCACGATCGAAGGGATCTGTATCCTGCCGGATCATCTGCATTGCATCTGGACCTTACCGGACGGGGATGCCGACTTCGCCACGCGTTGGTCGCTGGTCAAGCAACGCTTCTCGCGCGCCGTGCCGGTCGGGGAATCCGTTTCGACAAGCCGGCGGCGTAAAGGTGAGCGCGGGGTGTGGCAGCGGCGTTATTGGGAGCATCTCGTTCGTGACGAGAATGACTATCGGAGGCATATGGACTACATCCATTACAATCCGGTGAAACATGGTTATGTTCAACGGGTGCCGGAGTGGCCGTATTCATCCTTTACCCGGCTCGTGCAGGCCGGTGTGTACCCCGTCGATTGGGGAGCGGAGCCCGAGAGGCCGGGGGTTGTCGGTGAGTGA
- a CDS encoding DUF4160 domain-containing protein — MPTLLRQDGFQFFSYANEHEPKHVHVAKGDDYAKIELHTFAVKVDHMKPKDLKKALAVVKLHNLEFEERWDEWQRKR; from the coding sequence ATGCCAACACTCCTGCGGCAAGACGGATTTCAATTCTTCTCCTATGCTAACGAGCATGAGCCAAAACACGTTCACGTCGCCAAGGGCGACGACTACGCAAAGATTGAGCTGCATACCTTTGCGGTCAAAGTCGATCACATGAAGCCGAAAGACCTGAAGAAGGCATTAGCCGTCGTTAAACTTCACAATCTCGAATTTGAGGAACGCTGGGATGAATGGCAGCGCAAAAGGTAA
- a CDS encoding DUF2442 domain-containing protein, with translation MNGSAKGKAVHFDDRHLHVELKDGRVISTPIHWYPELQSATLRQVGNYSFICRGTGIEWPDLDYHLSIESMLAYSDERQVA, from the coding sequence ATGAATGGCAGCGCAAAAGGTAAGGCCGTACACTTCGATGATCGCCATCTCCACGTTGAGTTGAAAGATGGCAGAGTCATTTCCACTCCGATCCATTGGTACCCCGAATTACAATCGGCGACACTCCGCCAGGTTGGGAATTATTCTTTCATTTGCCGTGGTACGGGAATCGAATGGCCGGACTTGGATTATCATCTCAGCATCGAAAGCATGCTCGCCTATTCTGATGAACGTCAAGTCGCATAG
- a CDS encoding DUF29 domain-containing protein: MTSPTDRHADYDGDFYAWTLQTAQRLRSGCVDQVDLAQVAEEIEDMGKSDRRALESHLKILMLHLLKWRHQPSHRGINWRLSIANARDEISAILRDSPSLRPRLAELAASRYDGARKQAMLETGLAPSIFPETCPFSVEQLLQENALPD, from the coding sequence ATGACCAGTCCGACCGATCGGCATGCCGATTACGATGGCGATTTCTATGCCTGGACCCTGCAAACGGCCCAGCGGCTGCGTTCGGGATGCGTCGATCAGGTGGATCTAGCGCAGGTCGCCGAGGAGATCGAAGACATGGGCAAGAGCGACCGGCGCGCGCTTGAAAGTCACCTGAAAATCCTGATGCTGCACCTCCTCAAGTGGCGGCATCAACCGAGCCATCGAGGAATCAACTGGCGCTTGTCCATCGCGAATGCTCGCGATGAGATCTCCGCGATCCTTCGCGACAGCCCAAGCCTTCGGCCGCGACTCGCTGAGCTCGCCGCCAGCCGTTATGACGGTGCCCGCAAACAAGCGATGCTCGAGACGGGCCTGGCGCCATCGATCTTCCCCGAAACCTGCCCGTTCAGCGTCGAGCAGCTCCTGCAAGAGAACGCGCTGCCGGATTGA
- the mutS gene encoding DNA mismatch repair protein MutS, whose product MDKPDRSAHTPVMQQYLRLKAEYPEMLLFYRMGDFYELFFEDAERAARLLNITLTKRGQSAGKPIPMAGVPYHAAEAYLARLVRKGVSVAICEQIGDPAKSKGPVERKVVRLVTPGTLTDEALLDDRRENLLTAIAEGREGYGLAVLELSSGRFSVLEVATREALASELERLKPAEVLVGEDSRLPDALRIDRGVTRRPSWHFDRDTGERLLCDQFGTRDLNGFGCAGLDLAVGAAGCLLQYVRDTQFAALPHLRGLTTEQRDEALILDAATRRNLEITESLGGRPEHTLAGVLDRTATAMGSRLLRRWLGRPLRTRSEVQSRHAAIGTLIDTGMHADLQTVLAGIGDLERILSRIALRSARPRDLATLRDALAQLPDLRAPLQGCDDPLLLTLAEAVGTHPDVLDLLRRAIIAQPPMLIRDGGVIASGLDAELDRLRELSSNADRFLLDLETRERERTGIPGLKVGYNRVHGYYIELGRSQADQVPEDYIRRQTLKGAERYVTPELKRFEDEVLSSRERALAREKALYEDLLGTLAESLAPLQASAEAVATLDVLANLAERARVLDWSRPNLTDEAIIEIDDGRHPVVETVLDDPFIANGLRLDRRRRMLVITGPNMGGKSTYMRQNALIVLLAYSGSYVPARAATIGPIDRIFSRIGASDDLAGGRSTFMVEMEETANILNNATAQSLVLMDEVGRGTSTFDGLSLAWSCAVELATRIGAYGLFATHYFELTTLPEEYPGIANVHLDAVEHGARIVFMHALREGPANQSYGLAVAALAGVPALVISRARERLRELEAGARRHAERDAVQLSLFPPDPEPAPPHPLLEAMEAIEPDGLTPRAALELVYRMKDLAADRVSNP is encoded by the coding sequence ATGGATAAACCAGACCGAAGTGCGCACACCCCGGTGATGCAGCAGTACCTCCGTCTCAAGGCGGAGTATCCGGAGATGTTGCTCTTCTATCGGATGGGCGATTTCTACGAGCTGTTCTTCGAGGACGCCGAGCGCGCCGCACGGCTGCTGAACATCACCCTAACCAAGCGGGGCCAGTCGGCGGGCAAACCGATCCCGATGGCGGGCGTGCCCTATCATGCCGCCGAGGCTTATCTGGCGCGTCTGGTGCGCAAGGGTGTCTCGGTCGCGATCTGCGAGCAGATCGGCGACCCGGCCAAGAGCAAGGGGCCCGTCGAGCGCAAGGTCGTGCGCCTGGTCACGCCGGGCACCCTGACCGACGAGGCCCTGCTCGACGATCGGCGCGAGAACCTGCTCACGGCGATCGCCGAGGGGCGCGAAGGCTATGGCCTGGCAGTCCTGGAGCTCTCCAGCGGTCGGTTCTCCGTGCTGGAGGTGGCGACGCGCGAGGCGCTCGCGAGCGAGCTGGAGCGTCTGAAGCCGGCCGAGGTCTTGGTCGGCGAGGACAGCCGGCTCCCGGATGCACTGCGCATCGACCGGGGCGTGACCCGCCGCCCGAGCTGGCACTTCGACCGCGACACCGGCGAGCGTCTGCTCTGCGATCAGTTCGGCACCCGCGACCTGAATGGCTTCGGCTGCGCCGGGCTGGATCTCGCCGTCGGCGCGGCAGGTTGTCTTCTGCAGTATGTCCGCGACACCCAGTTCGCCGCCCTGCCCCATCTGCGCGGGCTCACGACCGAGCAGCGCGACGAGGCACTGATCCTGGATGCCGCGACCCGGCGCAATCTGGAGATCACCGAGAGTCTCGGCGGTCGACCCGAGCACACGCTGGCCGGCGTGCTCGATCGCACCGCGACCGCGATGGGCAGCCGTCTGCTGCGGCGCTGGCTCGGTCGCCCGTTGCGCACTCGCTCGGAGGTGCAGTCGCGTCATGCCGCAATCGGGACCCTGATCGACACCGGCATGCACGCCGACCTGCAGACGGTCCTCGCCGGGATCGGCGACCTGGAGCGCATCCTCTCGCGCATCGCGTTGCGCTCGGCACGCCCGCGGGATCTGGCCACGCTGCGCGATGCGCTGGCCCAGTTGCCGGATCTGCGCGCACCGCTCCAGGGATGCGACGACCCGCTGCTCCTGACCCTCGCCGAGGCGGTCGGCACACATCCCGACGTCCTCGATCTGCTCCGACGCGCCATCATCGCCCAACCGCCGATGCTGATCCGCGACGGCGGCGTGATTGCATCCGGGCTCGACGCGGAGCTCGATCGTCTGCGCGAGCTCTCGAGCAATGCCGATCGCTTCCTGCTCGACCTGGAGACCCGCGAGCGCGAGCGCACCGGCATCCCCGGACTCAAGGTCGGTTACAACCGGGTCCACGGCTATTACATCGAGCTCGGTCGCAGTCAGGCCGATCAGGTCCCGGAGGACTACATCCGCCGCCAGACGCTCAAGGGCGCCGAGCGCTATGTCACGCCTGAGCTCAAACGCTTCGAGGACGAGGTGTTGAGCAGCCGCGAGCGCGCGCTGGCCCGCGAGAAGGCGCTCTACGAGGATCTGCTCGGCACCCTCGCCGAGTCGCTCGCGCCCCTGCAGGCGAGCGCCGAGGCCGTCGCGACGCTGGACGTGCTGGCCAATCTGGCCGAGCGTGCCCGGGTGCTGGACTGGTCCCGGCCGAATCTCACCGACGAGGCCATCATCGAGATCGACGACGGACGTCACCCCGTGGTCGAGACGGTGCTGGACGACCCCTTCATCGCCAACGGCCTGCGGCTTGATCGCCGCCGTCGGATGCTGGTCATCACCGGCCCCAACATGGGCGGCAAATCCACCTACATGCGCCAGAACGCCTTGATCGTGCTGCTCGCCTACAGCGGCAGCTACGTCCCGGCGCGCGCGGCGACCATCGGCCCCATCGACCGCATCTTCTCGCGCATCGGCGCCTCGGACGACCTCGCGGGCGGGCGCTCGACCTTCATGGTGGAGATGGAGGAAACGGCCAACATTCTGAACAACGCGACCGCTCAGAGTCTGGTGTTGATGGACGAGGTCGGGCGCGGCACCAGCACCTTCGACGGGCTCTCGCTCGCCTGGTCCTGCGCGGTGGAGCTGGCCACACGGATCGGCGCTTACGGGCTTTTTGCGACCCACTATTTCGAGCTGACGACCTTGCCGGAGGAGTATCCCGGCATCGCCAACGTCCATCTCGACGCCGTCGAGCATGGTGCCCGCATCGTCTTCATGCACGCCCTGCGCGAGGGCCCGGCCAACCAGAGCTATGGCTTGGCGGTTGCCGCACTTGCGGGCGTCCCGGCCCTCGTGATTTCGCGGGCACGCGAGCGGTTACGTGAGCTGGAAGCGGGTGCGCGGCGACACGCGGAACGTGATGCCGTGCAGCTCTCGCTCTTCCCGCCGGATCCCGAGCCCGCCCCGCCGCATCCCCTTCTGGAGGCCATGGAGGCCATCGAGCCGGACGGCTTGACGCCCCGAGCGGCTTTGGAGTTGGTGTATCGCATGAAGGATCTGGCGGCAGATCGAGTGTCTAATCCTTGA
- a CDS encoding DUF3782 domain-containing protein, which produces MTMESLKETIKRELPTWLREDPAFRTYVIELTRDTYADRTETGDRFYELLGELRRDREKQERKWEANQAELKLIREEQARKWEANQAELKRMREEEAQRWKEQAQKWEANQAELKRMREEEAQRWKEQAQKWEANQAERRRLWDENRAEQNRLWEESRAEQSRLWEESRADSNRRWDANQEELKRLHNEIMAQAQKFDRGIGALGSRWGLQSEKAFRDALAAILEQSFDVQVVNVTDYDDSGEVFGRPDQIELDVIIKNGLLLICELKSSIDKAGMYIFERKARFYERRHERKANRLIVISPMIDGRARKVGERLGIEMYGDSTEVEAV; this is translated from the coding sequence ATGACCATGGAATCCCTGAAAGAGACCATCAAGCGGGAGCTGCCGACCTGGCTGCGGGAGGATCCAGCGTTCCGGACCTATGTGATTGAGCTGACACGGGACACCTACGCCGACCGCACGGAGACCGGAGATCGATTCTACGAGCTGCTTGGCGAGCTGCGTCGCGACCGCGAGAAGCAGGAGCGCAAATGGGAAGCGAACCAGGCCGAGCTCAAGCTCATTCGCGAGGAGCAAGCGCGGAAGTGGGAGGCGAACCAGGCCGAGCTCAAGCGCATGCGCGAGGAAGAGGCGCAGAGGTGGAAGGAGCAAGCGCAGAAGTGGGAGGCGAATCAAGCCGAGCTCAAGCGCATGCGCGAGGAAGAGGCGCAGAGGTGGAAGGAGCAAGCGCAGAAGTGGGAGGCGAATCAAGCCGAGCGGCGTCGCCTTTGGGACGAGAACCGAGCCGAGCAAAATCGTCTTTGGGAGGAAAGCCGAGCCGAGCAGAGTCGTCTTTGGGAGGAAAGCCGAGCGGACAGCAATCGCCGCTGGGATGCGAACCAGGAAGAGCTCAAGCGTCTGCACAACGAGATCATGGCCCAGGCGCAGAAGTTCGATCGCGGCATCGGTGCGCTCGGCTCGCGTTGGGGGCTTCAATCGGAGAAGGCGTTCCGCGATGCCCTAGCCGCCATCCTGGAGCAGAGTTTCGACGTGCAGGTGGTGAACGTCACCGACTACGACGACTCGGGCGAGGTTTTCGGCCGTCCGGATCAGATCGAGCTGGATGTCATCATCAAGAACGGCCTGCTGCTGATCTGCGAGTTGAAGTCCTCGATCGACAAGGCCGGGATGTACATCTTCGAGCGCAAGGCGCGTTTCTACGAGCGACGCCATGAGCGCAAGGCCAATCGCCTGATCGTCATCTCGCCGATGATCGACGGCCGCGCCCGCAAAGTGGGCGAGCGGCTCGGGATCGAGATGTATGGCGATTCGACCGAGGTCGAGGCCGTCTGA
- a CDS encoding MBL fold metallo-hydrolase — protein MLFKQLFEPVSSTYTYLLGCEKTGEAILIDPVLPTWQRDLAEISKLGLKLLFTLDTHVHADHITSALTLKREAGSRIAHPAIDGLDCIDVPVEEGTPLVVGTLHIAPLFTPGHTDGHHAYRIGERVLTGDALLIDACGRTDFQSGDPAALYHSVAGKLFSLPEETLVYPGHDYEGRWVSSIAQEKTRNPRLGGNRSLESFVELMNGLDLAYPKFIDFAVPGNRECGVCPPGVPDNLSQYCDRIGESRQG, from the coding sequence ATGCTTTTCAAACAACTGTTCGAACCGGTTTCCAGTACCTACACCTATCTACTCGGCTGCGAAAAGACGGGCGAGGCGATCTTGATCGACCCGGTGCTGCCCACCTGGCAGCGTGATCTGGCCGAGATCTCGAAGCTCGGGCTGAAGCTGCTCTTCACGCTCGATACGCATGTCCACGCCGATCACATCACCTCCGCACTCACGCTCAAGCGCGAAGCGGGCAGCCGGATCGCGCACCCCGCGATCGACGGGCTCGACTGCATCGATGTACCGGTCGAGGAAGGGACACCGCTGGTGGTCGGCACTCTGCATATCGCCCCGCTCTTTACCCCCGGTCATACCGACGGCCATCACGCCTACCGGATCGGGGAGCGTGTTCTCACCGGCGATGCACTCCTGATCGACGCCTGCGGTCGGACCGATTTCCAAAGCGGCGACCCGGCTGCCTTGTATCACAGCGTCGCCGGCAAGCTCTTCTCGCTGCCCGAGGAGACGCTGGTCTACCCCGGTCACGACTACGAGGGACGCTGGGTCTCGAGCATCGCGCAGGAGAAGACACGTAACCCGCGACTCGGCGGCAATCGCTCGCTCGAGTCCTTCGTCGAGCTGATGAACGGGCTTGATCTCGCCTATCCGAAGTTTATCGACTTTGCGGTTCCCGGTAACCGCGAATGCGGCGTCTGCCCTCCCGGCGTGCCGGACAACCTCAGTCAGTATTGCGACCGGATCGGGGAGAGCCGGCAAGGCTGA
- a CDS encoding cobalamin biosynthesis protein, with translation MEVAIGIGCDRGAALGTLEAALAEALARVGPVDVRWLATIDRKGDEPAILALAAARRWPLVIYPATALACIEVPNPSAQVLRHLGVPAVAEAAALLAAGAEIGDLLLEKYKFRGEDAKHVTLSVAAWRR, from the coding sequence ATGGAAGTCGCGATTGGAATTGGTTGTGACCGCGGCGCGGCGCTCGGAACACTGGAGGCTGCGTTGGCGGAAGCCTTGGCGCGCGTCGGCCCCGTGGATGTGCGCTGGCTGGCGACCATCGACCGCAAAGGCGACGAGCCGGCGATCCTGGCCTTGGCGGCAGCTCGCCGTTGGCCGCTGGTGATCTATCCGGCGACGGCGCTCGCGTGCATCGAGGTGCCCAATCCGTCGGCGCAGGTGCTTCGCCATCTCGGTGTCCCGGCGGTCGCCGAGGCAGCCGCGCTCTTGGCCGCCGGTGCCGAGATCGGCGATCTGCTGCTTGAAAAGTACAAATTTCGCGGCGAGGACGCTAAGCATGTCACCTTGTCGGTCGCCGCATGGCGACGGTGA
- a CDS encoding TSUP family transporter codes for MDSPEIALILFGLALLAGFVDAIAGGGGLITIPALLWAGLSPVESLATNKAQAVFGSGSATLHFMRKGMIEPRGAAFTVACTFVGAALGAILVQQIDSAALQRLIPILLVGFALYFLFSPRVSDLDSHQRLSTPAFAVTVGVGVGFYDGFFGPGTGTFFAMGYVALLGYNMRRATAYTKLLNFTSNLAALIFFTIGGHVVWIVAAAMALGQLIGAWLGSHLVLKHGAVLVRPILVVSSVLISIKFFLDQFNGA; via the coding sequence GTGGATTCCCCCGAGATCGCCTTGATCCTGTTCGGCCTCGCGCTGCTCGCGGGCTTTGTCGATGCCATCGCCGGCGGCGGCGGACTCATCACCATCCCGGCCCTGCTCTGGGCCGGTCTGAGCCCGGTCGAAAGCCTGGCGACCAACAAGGCGCAGGCGGTCTTCGGCAGCGGCAGCGCGACGCTCCACTTCATGCGCAAGGGCATGATCGAGCCGCGCGGCGCGGCCTTCACGGTCGCCTGCACCTTCGTCGGCGCCGCACTCGGTGCGATCCTGGTCCAGCAGATCGACAGCGCCGCGCTGCAGCGTCTGATCCCGATACTGTTGGTCGGATTCGCGCTCTACTTTCTCTTCTCGCCGCGGGTCTCGGATCTGGACTCGCACCAGCGGCTGTCGACGCCGGCCTTCGCCGTCACGGTCGGAGTCGGTGTCGGCTTCTACGACGGCTTCTTCGGCCCGGGCACCGGGACCTTCTTCGCGATGGGTTATGTCGCGCTGCTCGGCTACAACATGCGCCGCGCCACCGCATACACCAAGCTGCTCAACTTCACGAGCAATCTGGCAGCGCTGATCTTCTTCACGATCGGCGGACACGTCGTCTGGATCGTCGCCGCCGCGATGGCCCTCGGCCAGCTCATCGGTGCTTGGTTGGGGTCGCATCTGGTGCTCAAGCACGGGGCCGTGCTGGTGCGACCTATCCTGGTCGTGTCCTCGGTCCTGATCTCGATCAAATTCTTCCTGGATCAGTTCAACGGGGCCTGA
- a CDS encoding ABC transporter ATP-binding protein: MPALDVQQLTKTYKGGFQALKGIDLTVEEGDFFALLGPNGAGKSTFIGILASLVNKTGGSVRVFGKDQDRTPELVKSFIGLVPQEFNFNLFLPVEEVVVNQAGYYGIPRREAKVRAERYLKQLDLWDRRDTEMRKLSGGLKRRLMIARALVHEPRLLILDEPTAGVDIEIRRSMWTFLRELNAGGTTIILTTHYLEEAESLCRNIAIINHGEIAERTSILALLNRLHTETFVLNLKGRLSELPQLGGFVLQHLDDCTLEVEMSREHTINGLFEALSRNGIEVISLRNKQNRLERLFLEMVDRRVGAGWSSSDPAATPDAPREVIA, translated from the coding sequence ATGCCCGCACTCGACGTACAGCAGCTGACCAAGACCTACAAAGGCGGTTTCCAGGCCCTGAAGGGGATCGACCTGACCGTCGAGGAGGGGGATTTCTTCGCGCTGCTGGGACCGAACGGGGCAGGCAAGTCGACCTTTATCGGCATCCTCGCCTCGCTGGTGAACAAGACCGGCGGCAGCGTGAGGGTCTTCGGCAAGGATCAGGATCGTACGCCCGAGCTGGTGAAGTCCTTCATCGGTCTCGTGCCGCAGGAGTTCAACTTCAATCTCTTCCTGCCGGTCGAGGAGGTGGTGGTCAATCAGGCCGGCTACTACGGTATCCCACGACGCGAGGCGAAGGTGCGCGCGGAGCGTTATCTCAAGCAGCTCGATCTGTGGGACCGGCGCGACACCGAGATGCGCAAGCTCTCCGGCGGTCTGAAGCGGCGCTTGATGATCGCACGGGCATTGGTGCACGAGCCGCGGCTGCTGATCCTCGACGAGCCGACCGCGGGCGTGGATATCGAGATCCGTCGCTCGATGTGGACCTTCCTGCGCGAGCTCAACGCCGGCGGGACGACCATCATCCTCACGACCCATTATCTCGAAGAGGCGGAGAGTCTCTGCCGCAACATCGCCATCATCAACCATGGCGAGATTGCCGAGCGCACCAGCATCCTTGCCTTGCTGAATCGGCTCCATACCGAGACCTTCGTCTTGAATCTGAAGGGCCGACTCTCCGAGCTGCCCCAGCTCGGCGGTTTCGTGCTCCAGCACCTCGACGACTGTACGCTGGAGGTCGAAATGAGCCGCGAGCATACCATCAACGGTTTATTCGAGGCCCTGTCGCGCAACGGGATCGAGGTGATCAGCCTGCGCAATAAGCAAAATCGCCTCGAGCGGCTCTTTTTGGAGATGGTCGATCGGCGTGTCGGCGCCGGGTGGTCGAGCTCGGATCCGGCGGCCACGCCCGATGCCCCGCGTGAGGTGATTGCGTGA
- a CDS encoding ABC transporter permease translates to MSRTGVGGYRHWISFQTIFVKEILRFTRIWVQTILPSVITTTLYFVIFGRLIGDRIGTMGGLDYLDFIVPGLVLMGVITNAYSNVVSSFYSSKFSRYIEELLVSPAPNWVILAGYVAGGVARGLVVGVAVMLVAMVFTEIRIHSLAVTLLVITMTAVLFALGGFINAIYANSFDDISIVPTFVLTPLTYLGGVFYSIELLPGFWQGVSLANPVLYMVNAFRYGLQGVSDIPVGIAFGITAVFILVLGAFSLHLLRRGIGIKT, encoded by the coding sequence GTGAGCAGGACGGGTGTCGGCGGGTATCGTCACTGGATCAGCTTTCAGACGATCTTCGTCAAGGAGATCCTGCGGTTCACCCGGATCTGGGTCCAGACGATCCTGCCGTCGGTCATCACGACCACGCTCTATTTCGTGATCTTCGGGCGTCTGATCGGCGATCGGATCGGCACCATGGGCGGCTTGGATTATCTCGACTTCATCGTGCCGGGACTGGTCCTGATGGGCGTCATCACCAACGCCTATTCCAACGTCGTGTCCTCCTTCTACAGCAGCAAGTTCTCGCGCTACATCGAGGAGCTGCTGGTCTCCCCTGCACCGAACTGGGTGATCCTGGCGGGCTACGTCGCCGGCGGCGTCGCGCGAGGTCTCGTGGTCGGGGTGGCGGTCATGCTGGTTGCCATGGTCTTCACCGAGATCCGGATCCACAGTCTTGCCGTGACCCTCCTGGTGATCACCATGACCGCGGTGCTGTTCGCGCTCGGCGGCTTCATCAACGCCATCTATGCCAACAGCTTCGACGACATCTCGATCGTGCCGACCTTCGTACTGACGCCACTGACCTACCTGGGCGGGGTGTTCTACTCGATCGAGCTGCTGCCGGGCTTTTGGCAGGGCGTGTCGCTCGCCAATCCGGTCCTCTACATGGTCAACGCCTTCCGCTACGGGCTGCAGGGTGTCAGCGACATCCCCGTCGGCATTGCGTTCGGGATCACCGCGGTCTTTATCCTGGTGCTCGGGGCCTTCAGCCTGCACTTACTGCGTCGCGGGATCGGGATCAAGACCTGA